The DNA segment GTTCGAGCGCCAGCGACCGTTGGCTGGCAGGAGCGGTGTTCTGGGCAGTGCAGAACATCGCGCAGTGGCCCGCGAGGCGGTGCGCAAATCGCTGGTGCTGTTAAAAAACAACAACAACCTGTTACCACTCTCACCCGCACAGAGCGTGCTGGTAGCCGGTGATGGAGCGCACAACCTGTCCAAACAGACCGGTGGCTGGACTATTTCCTGGCAGGGCACCGGCAATACCCGTGAAGACTTCCCCGGCGCGACCACAATTTTTGAGGGCATCCAGGCACTGGTCAAAGCTGCCGGTGGTGAAGTGGTGCTGAGTGCGCGTGGCGAATTCGACAGCACTACTTTTACCCATGGTGGCAGGCCCGATGTGGCCATTGTCGTATTCGGTGAAGAGCCCTATGCGGAATGGCACGGCGACCTGGCCAGCCTGGAGTATCAGCTCGGCAGCAACAGCGATCTGGCGCTGTTGCAAGCCCTGCGTAAACAGGGGATTCCTGTGGTTAGTATCTTCCTGTCCGGCCGCCCGCTCTGGGTCAATAGGGAGTTGAATGCTTCGGATGCCTTTGTCGCCGCCTGGCTGCCGGGTTCCGAGGGCGCGGGAGTGGCCGATGTGCTGTTCACCGGCCCCGAAGGCGGAAGACCATACGGCTTCAGCGGTACATTGCCGTTCAGCTGGCCGCACTATGTGCACCAGACAGTGCTGAATCCCTATCACCCGGACTACGAGCCGCTGTTCCCATTGGGCTACGGATTGCGGGATGGTGCAGAGTCCCTGGTGAGTAACACCCTCACAGAAGAAGGGGATACCTATCCCGACGGGGCACTGGAAGATGCCTGGCTGATGGTGTCGCGCCCGCGCGCGCCCTGGAAACTGCTGATTGTCGAAGAGCAGCAGGTACCGGTGGCCGTTGCCGGTAACCGGTCCAGCAGTGGCCCTGACACCAATATTACTGTGGCCGCTATCGACCGTGAGTCTCAGGAGGATGCGCGCCAGATTCGCTGGAAAGGCCTGCGCCCGGGGGCGGTATGGCTCGCTGCCGAGAGGCCCCAGGACCTGAGTCATTATCTAAAGGAGCGCGCGGCGCTGATACTGGATGTCCGTGTCGACCGCAAGCCCGAGCACCCGGTGCGCGCTGGTATCGCTTGTGGTCCGGACTGCGCGGCTGAACTGCCATTGCAAACCGCACTGGCAAAACTGCAACCTGGCAGCTGGTCAACGCTCTCCATCGACCTGCAGTGCTTTGCTGCCGAGGGAGCGGATTTCAGCCGGGTTTCGGGTGCTTTATCGATCGCCAGTGAGGGCGCTCTCGAGTTGGCGGTTGCCAACGTCAAATATGTGCCGGGCGCCGCCGACCGTGCAGTGATCTCTTGCGGAGGTTGAAGGTGCTGAGATGCCGGTGTGCCGCTGGCTGTGAACTGGTACGAACTTCTTATAACGCGGCGATGCCTTATCGCGGTGGTAAGGGTGGCAACGATCCGCGGGATGGATTGCCGGGTAAAGAAAAAACGGTTTTGCAGGAAGAAAGTATGAAACAGTCCCGATTGGCCAGCACAACCATCTCGGCCACAGCATTGGCTCTGGCTTTCGCCACAGCGCAGGCGGCGACGTCTGTGGAGGAGAGAGTCCGCGGGCTTGTGCACAAGATGACGCTGGCGGAAAAGATCGGTCAAATGACCCAGGCCGAACGTCAGCACGCCACTCCGGAGGACGTCAAAACCTATTATCTCGGTGCGATTCTCAACGGCGGCGGTTCCATTCCCAAGGAAAACCGTCGCAGTGACTGGGTTGAGATGATCCGGGACTACCAGGCGGCAGCTGGTGGCACCCGCCTTGGCATTCCGATCCTGTATGGTGCCGATGCAGTGCACGGTCATAACAATGTGTTGGGAGCCACCATCTTTCCCCACAATGTTGCCCTGGGTGCAACCCGCAATCCGCAGTTGGCGCGTGCTATTGCCGCGGCCACGGCAAGGGAAGTGGCGGCCACCGGTATTCACTGGACTTTTGCCCCCACCCTGTGTGTGGCCCGTGATGACCGCTGGGGGCGCGCCTATGAGTGCTTTGGTGAGGATCCGGAGCTGGTGTCAGCCTTCGCGGGGCCTTTCATCCGGGGATTACAGGGGGAGCGGCTCGACGGCAACAACCTGGCGGCCGACAAAGTACTCGCCACCGCCAAGCACTGGGTCGCCGATGGCGGTACCACTTACGGTACCGGTGATGAGGGCTATGCGATTGACCGCGGCGATACGCGACTGGGCGCGGACAGTCTGCGCGCAGTGCATATCGCCCCCTACCTGCCGGCACTTAAGGCCGATGTGGGCAGCGTGATGGTGTCTTACAGTAGTGTCAATGGCACCAAGATGCATGAGCACAAGGCGCTGGTAACCGGTACCCTCAAGAGAGAGCTCGGCTTTGCCGGTATCACACTCTCCGACTGGTCGGCACTCGGCGAGATTCCCGCCGAGACCAACCGCGCGCGTATTGTTCGCGCTGTTAATGCCGGCCTGGATATGGTGATGGAGCCGGAGAAATGGCGGGACTTTATCACCGACCTCACCGCAGCGGTCGAAGCCGGTGAAGTGTCCATGGCGCGTATCGACGAGGCGGTAACGCGCATCCTGACCACCAAATTTCGGGCCGGACTGTTCGAATGGCCGCTACCGCCACTGGCCACGGCGCCGGATGCAGACCATCTGATCGGGCATCCGGCACATCGCGACCTGGCGCGACAGGCGGTGCGCGAGTCTCTGGTATTGCTGAAAAATGCAGGCGGGTTGTTGCCGCTGGACAAAAAGGCAAAGATTTTTGTCGCGGGGGATCATGCCGACAACATAGGCCTGCAATCCGGTGGCTGGACCATTGAATGGCAGGGTAAGCGCGGCAGTATCACCCGCGGCACGACTATCCTCGATGGTATCCGCGCGCTGGCGGAGCGGGAAGTCACCTACAGTCCCACGGGGGAGGGGGCTGCCGGGCACGATGTCGCCCTTATTGTAGTGGGGGAGGAGCCCTATGCAGAGGGTATGGGGGATTACCGCCCGCTGCCCTGCAGTAAATGCCAACCCATCACACTCGCGAAATCCCAACGCGAAATGCTTGCGCGGGTGCAGGTCAGTGGGGTTCCCATGGCGGTTGTGATTCTTTCCGGGCGGCCGCTGATGATTGCCGAGGATATTGGGTCCTGGCAGGCTGCGGTTGCCGCCTGGTTACCCGGCAGTGAGGGCGCGGGGGTGGCCGATGTACTCTTTGGCGAGCAGGCGCCATCCGGCAAGCTGCCGGTGACCTGGCCGAAAAGTCTGGCACAGTTGCCCATCAATACCGGGGATGCGAAGTACGATCCGCTGTTTCCCTACGGCTTCGGTCTGACTTACGGCGCCCCAAGCAGTATCCGCTAAGCGGGGGATGCCCGGCAAAAAAATCCTGTGGACTGAAACCCGCACCACCTCCGGAGGCAGGGTTTTGCGGCCGGGTAAACTCGCTTCTTTTGGTTGTAAACACCTTTTGCCTTTGCGAAAAGCTGTCATTGAGTGGATAATTTCTGGGTGTCTGCAGAAGAAGCCACCTGTAGTCTGGAATGGGCAGGCAGAACTATTCTCCGTGGTTAAAACGGGATTCTCGTTTTCAGTAATCGGCTGTATCCTGTGTGGCCACCGGGCAAGTATAAGCCGCATCATTTATCCAAAGAAGAAAGCAAATGCTCCACTCTTTTTCCTGTACAGATTTTACTCTTGGCCATCTTTTTGGTTTCAACTTTTTCTTTCAGTGCTGAAAATCATAAAGATAAAATCATCATAGGGGAAAGTGCCCGTTTACATTCAGATATATTAGGTGAAGAAAGAACAGTATACATTTCTCTGCCATCAAATTATCACCGAAACATACACAGTTATCCTGTGATTATTGTTATGGATGCCGAATATTTGTTTGAAGCTGCAAACGCAATCGTAAAACCCAAAACTAACCACTGGCATTATTGCGGATTCAAACGACACTTTGGGCCAAAATTTTATACCCAGTCTATTTTGTCAATACGCAAGCAGTAGCCAGAAAGTCGCCTCTTACATAATTCTAACGCTTCAATCAATCGGTGCTTTAGCGTTTAACTGCATGGAATTGTTATACCCTTTTATACATATGAAATATGCCCGTACAATTAATATAATTTGTAATGGGCCGCGCGCTAATAGATAAATAGGTCCCCATTGATGCCCGCCAAGACCAGTACCATTTAGTGCTGTATAAATATTTGCTGGAAAAAAACCAACAAAAATTACAATTGCAAGCCTTGCAGCAAGGATTTGATATTTTGGCATAAAAAGAGCAACACCTATCAATAACTCAATCAACCCAGTGAGATAGACTGTCGCTAAACGAAAAGGAACCCAAGACGGTAACATTTCCACCATTCCTTCCGTTTTGACAAGATGCCCTACGAAGAAGAATATAAAGGCTATTCCTAACCTCCAATAGGCATACTTTTTAAAATTTAGAGAATTGTTTCTGGAGTTTGAATAAACAAAGGCTAAACCAAACGGGCTGAACAACTGTAATAGAATGATTGTTGGAGTTACCATGGCTCCCCCATGAGATCATAAATTAAATATTCTCAACTAATGCGCTCAAAATTTCGAAGTGTGGTGAAATGAGGTGTTCAGAGAGTAATTTTTAGAAATGCTCTTTTCTCTATTTGCTATACTTCAAGATTGTTATCAGCACATTCCAGAATGGAGATAAGAATGAGAGAGTATGAGATGATTGTCGACGGTGATATCATGAATTCAGGCATGGCCGGCGCCCTTTATGATGGCGCTTTTCGCATGGCATCCGGGGAGCCGATTCCTATTACAGATAAGGCCACTGGTGACGTACTTTTTGAAGGCGGCATCGCAACGCCAGAAGACGTAACAATTGCCTGTGAAAAAGCCGCAAACGCACAGGAGGCATGGGCGGAAGTACTGCCTGTTAAACGTGGTGACATACTGCGTCGGTTTGCTCAGCTCTGTGAAGAACATGCGGATGAAATCAGCAAATGGATTATCCGTGAAAGCGGAGCGACCCAGGTCAAAGCTCAGTTCGAAGTAACGGCAACGGTGCGTGAAGCGGTCGAAGTCGCTTCATTCACCGGGCAGCCTTCGGGCTATATTCTGGCAAGTGAACATTCCCAGTCCAGTTATGCCCGCCGTGTGCCTTTGGGTGTGGTTGCGGCAATTACACCGTGGAATTCACCGTTCATTTTGGCCGCCCGCGTTGTGCTGCCCGCACTTGCGATGGGCAATGCCTGTGTCTTGAAACCTGACCATCAAACCCCGGTTTGTGGGGGATATCTGATGGCCAAACTGCTCGAAATGGCCGGCGTCCCCCAAGGGGTGCTGGCAGTTTTACCGGGTGGTGGAGATATTGGCGCTGCGATTGTTGAAAACCCCCATGTAAAAATGGTTTCTTTTACAGGCTCTACCGAAACCGGACGTAAGGTTGGCGCAGCGGCCGGGCAGAATCTTAAACGCGTGGCGCTGGAACTGGGTGGTGACAACGCGGCAATTATCTTCGAAGACGCGGATCTTGACGCAGTGGCTTCGGCGGTGGCTTTCGGCGCATTTTTCCATCAGGGTCAGATTTGTTTCACTATCGGGCGTCTGTTTGTGCAGGACACGATTGCAGCAGAATACATCCGCAAACTGACAGAAAAGACCAAAATGCTGAATGTTGGTAATCCCGCCATTGATCGCTGTGATCTCGGCCCGGTCTTCAACGAAACCCAAGCTGCCCGCGCCGAAACCATTATGAATGCGTCGATCAAAATGGGCGCGACAGTGCTTGCAGGCGGTAAACGCGATGGGCTCAATTTCACACCGACAGTGCTGGGCAATGTAACCAGGGATATGCCCATCTACAAGGAAGAGACCTTCGGCCCGATTGCCCCTGTCCTGACGTTTAAAACCGAAGAGGAAGCCATCGCTTTGGCCAATGACTCGGAGTACGGATTGGTCGCATCCATCTTTACCGCAAACCAGGCCCGCGCCATGAACATGAGTAAAAAGCTGAAAACCGGCATTGTTCATATCAACAACCAGACCGTAAATCATGAAGTGTTCGGCCCGATCGGCGGTATGGGTGCTTCGGGTAATGGCGCTCGCTCTGGTGGCCCCGGTGCAATGGAGGAGTTTAGCCAGTGGCAATGGGTAACCGTCCACGACAAGGTGCCGGAATATTCGTTCTTATCGCAGGAAAAACAGGGTAGCTGATATGCAGATAACCGCCGCTGTTGTGCGCAAAAAAAACGGCCCGTTCACCCTTGAACCGTTGGAGCTCGATCCGCCCTCGGAAGGGGAAGTTCTGGTTCGAATCGCAGCCTGCGGTATCTGTCGTGCAGACCTGAGTGTTCGTGATCAGCACTACCCAACCCCTTTGCCGGTTGTACTAGGGCACGAGGGGGCCGGTGTGGTCGAGGGGGTTGGCAAGGGCGTTAAGACGGTTTCTGTGGGAGACCATGTTTTGATGACATTTGCCTTCTGTGGACAATGTCCAAGCTGTGCTCTCGGGGTGATCGCTACGTGCTGGCACCATATGGAAATGAACTTTTCCGGCAAGCGCTATTCCGGCCATGACTGGAGCATCCCTGCCCCATTGTTTCAGTACGATGCGAATGGGGGTGTACGCGAACAAATTAATGGTGCCTTCTTTAATCAGTCGGCTTTTGCCACCCATGCCATTGCAACAGAAGCCAACGTGGTGGTTATAGACAAGAGCGCTGACCTGCAAACACTGGCGCCTTTAGGTTGCGGGTTCCAGACCGGGGCGGGTGCAATCATGAATGTATTGCGTCCGGAAGTCGGTGCATCGCTGCTGGTTACTGGAGCGGGAAGTGCTGGCCTCGCGGCTGTAATGGCTGCAAAAATTATTGGCTGTGACCCGATCATTATTCTGGATACGGTGGATAGCAAACTGAGGCTTGCGCTGGACCTTGGGGCAACGCATGTTATCAATGGGTCCAAAACAAAGGATGCTGTGTCTGCCGTCAAGACGATTTGCCCCCATGGTGTTGCCTATGCAATTGAGGGCACAGGCAATCCCGCTGTATTCAGAAATACTGTGGATGTGTTGCAGCCCACAGGGGTTTGTGGGCTGATAGGCGGTGCGCCACAAGGCACAGAAGTTGCCTTCGATATGACCCATCTGCTCTTCGGACGAACAGTTAAGGGCATTCTTCAAGGTGGCAGCCGACCCAAGTCGTTCTTACCAAAGTTGACCAAATTGCATCAACAGGGTCGCTTTCCGATTGAGAAATTAATTGCGCACTATGAGTTTAGTAATATCGAGGCTGCAGTTGATGCTTTGAGTACAGGGCACGTGATCAAGCCCGTGCTCACCATGCAGTAGGGGGAGTATTTTAAGCATGCGTTATGCGTAAAAACTTAAATGGTGATGGCTGTGTATATCCAGGGGCCTATTCGGCTATCTTTGCCAAGATTGCATGCCGTGAACTCTACACAGCCAAAACGCCAAATATGGAGGCTGGCCTATTGAATGACCGTATGCTCGCATTCTTCACAGATACACCGTTTTCAATATCTTAGGTATTAAAAGTTACTTTCCGAAATAGTTATTAAACAATTTTTAGGTCAGAGTTGATATGAAAGACAAAATTGCGTTGGAAGAGCATATTTCAACAATCGAGAACAATCGTTATTGGGACTCTGAGAGTGAGGGCATACGTAATGGCAAGGAGTATATGGAGTATATAGAAAGGCATTTGCTAGATCCTTTTCTGCGCTTGGATCTTATGGATCAATATGGGATTGAATTGATGATTCTTTCCCTGACGTCACCTGGGGTTCAGTCATTTCTTAATGCAAATGAAGCTACGGAATTTGCAAAGCGTACTAACGATCTTATGGCAAAACAGTTATTAGCTGGTCAATCTCGGTTTATGGGATTTGCGACAGTAGCCTTACAAGATCCTACAGCTGCTGCAGATGAACTTGAACGTGCTGTTACCCAATTAAATATGAAAGGTGCGTTAATTAATGGTTATACCAATGTTGAGGATGATAATACAGGCCAGTATTTAGATGAACCGCCTATTTGGGAGTTTTGGGAGCGCGCCAGCAAGCTTAATGTTCCTATTTATCTTCACCCACGTGAGCCATTACCAACACAAATACGTAACTATGAAAATTACGGATCTTTGATCGGATCTGCGTGGGGTTTTGCTCATGAAACTGCAACTCATGCGATCCGTTTAATGTTAAGTGGTTTATTTGATAAGTATCCACAACTAACTGTGATTCTTGGTCACTTGGGAGAAGGTCTACCTTTTCTTTTGCCTCGGCTACAACACCGTTTACATAAACAGCGTAATGGTGCAGGTCTTGGCCAGGCAACGAAAACGGTAAGTGAATATTTCAGCCAAAATTTCTATATAACGACGAGTGGTCATTTTCATACAAAAGCACTTGTAGATTCCATAGCCGAAATTGGAATAGATAGAGTCATGTTTTCAGTAGATACACCTTATGAGGATGTAGAGGAGGCTGCTACTTGGTTTGATGATGCTGATATTAGCGATAATGATCGGCAAAAAATTGGACGTGAAAATGCTGTTAGACTTTTTTCTCTCTAAGCAGAGCAATTGATCTAACCTTTTCTATTTAGAATTCGGATTTTGAACAGTTTGGCAATTTTATAATGCTCGTGGAGGGTAATGATAGTTGCAGGGCTTCTGGGTGTTATAAAAATATGTAATGATCAATATTAACTCTTGGGTTATCAATGAACTTGAGTTTATGCCCAATGAGACGTCTAACGTTTTTGATCACCATGGGTGATTGCCCTGTCCAATATTCGTGGAACTTGTGCAGAAACAAGTGTGCTATTCGAAGTAGCACAGTACATCCCTAAAGGGAATATATTGGTAATAAATACACTGTCTTTTGAAAAGGGTGAGGCAGTCTGATTTATTATGATTGACAGCCCGCCTGTGGTAGCTGGCGAGAAGTTGTCAGAGCAAATCGGTGTATGCGCGCATTCCGGATGCTTGAGGTACGTCGACAGGATGGGCCGCTTGGCTCGTCAGGACTTGATCACCACCGGGTATGTGTTTCCCCACCTGGCCTCCAACTCTTCCAATGGAGAGTTCCATGCCGTAGGTTTCGGCAAAGGGAGTCCAGTAGTTGAGGCGGAGCGGTTTCAAATTAAGATTCCCTGCTCCGCTGATGAAAACAGTGCAATTCACGCTCTTACCCTTAAGGATAAAAAGCAAAAAACCGGCGCTTCTGGGCGCCGCCATTTTTTGATAAACCACCGAAACCGTCGTACCTGAGTGCTGGATTCTGAAAATATCCAAGCAGGCGTCACCGCGTCTTTGAATTGATCAGAGGTGCGTGCAGTGAATAGTGTGTTTCTCGGTGCCGCTTTTGCCGTGCAACACCAGGTTGAAACTCTGCTCACATGTGGCGCTGAATCGCAGCGCAGCATCGCTGTGTTTGCGGGCTGCGGCGACCAGACTGATCTTATTCCAGCGTCCGCTGGCTGTGCGATAGCGCAGATTTTCAATGCCGTGTCTGCCCAGTTCCCGAGGCCACCAGTGGATGGTATTGTTGGGTGCATCGATGCGGATGCCGATGGCGTATTCGATCAGGTAGGTGATGGGGGCGAGTCCGGACCAGCCGATGAAATCCGGTTTGGCCTTGCGGCCACGGAGGGGTTTTTCCGGGAAGTAGTTTTCCCATGCGGTGCCCGTCTGCTTGTACACCTCAGTAGTGGCATTCAAGTGGTTGAGAGCGATTTCGTGAGCCAGGTCCCTGTGCCCGTATTTTTCCAGCCCCGAGATGACCATGGTATTGGTGGGCGCCCAGACGGCGCCGGCCCAGTAGTCGCCGCTGTAACCCGCTTCATCCTTTGGGTGGGTGGGCACCCGGTGTGCGGTTTTGAAGCTTTTCTCGTCGTTCAGATGCCGGATCAGCCGCTCGACCTGGGTTGCACTGGAAATGCCGCCCAGCATGGGCCAAAAAGCGGCAATGGTGCGCATGGTCATGCGTTTGCCGTTTTTGCCCCAGTCGTAGTAAAAACCGCTCTGTGCATCCCATAGTTTTTTGTTCAGGAATTCACTATAGCGGGCTGCGCGCCGGAGGTAGAAGAGGGCTTCAGAAGGTTTCTCGAGTATGTCTGCCATCTCTGCCAACCAGCGATCAAAGATGGCCATTTGTGCAGAGACATCTACACCTGCCAACAGGGTATCGTTGCGCGGTGAATCATCCATGGCAGCCTTGTCGGTGAGATACAGTCCGGTAGCGGGATGGTAGATCTGCTGGTAACTCTCGCGATAAGCCCGTAATGCCGGATAGATGCGTGCCAGGCGCGTCCGGTCGGCGGTAATGCGGTAGGCACGTAGTTCGGCCCAGGCGAGCATGGGGTGATTCAAGTTACCGGGGGTGCCGGGCTCCGACCAGCCTTTCACACCGAGCCGGCCGTTGCTCTCGCCGATTTCCCGGACGATTTCACCGTTTGGCATCTGAAGGGCATAAAAGTTGTCCAGTCCTTCAATGGCCGGAAACAGATGGTGGGCATAATTACCCCACATGGTGGAAAAACTCATATCCCACAAAAAGATATTTTCGTTAAAGGCCTCGTCGATAAAGTTTTTCACAAGCGGGCTGCCTGTTACTGGTTGGGTGAAATGCCCAAAGCCGATTTCCCAGGCACGGTAATAAAATTCGATATAGTCCGGCCTGCGTGCAAACACGGGGCGGGGTAGCTGATCCCGCACCTGGGAAAATACTGGTAACGGTTTCGGTCTGTAGGGTTCGGTGGGGAAAAAGTGACCACCGTTTTCCAGTCGGGTGCGATAGATCGCCAGGTAGTGATCCAACCCTACTTTGGAAGCGCGTACTGCTGCCAGAGGGCGCATTCCATCGGGGTAGGTTTCCTGTTCAAGGATAATCCAGCGCGTGCCTCCTTTGGAGACATTTGCATGGATAAGCGACAGCCAGTCGATCACATCTTCACCAATAATGGAGCGGGCATTGGGAATATCATCGGGGCAGTGTGCCTTGTAGTGGGTTGTCAGTGTGCGCCCCGGATACTGCATTACCCGGGCTACAGGATCATCCCCGGCGGCAGTTGTCCAGCCCACATCCTGTTGCAGCACGAGCGTGTCGGAGGTATTGGTCGCGATATGATCCCAGAAAGTGGCGTCCCGAAAGGGGGACAGTTCACCCGCGTGGTTGTGGTACCCGAAGCGCAAACCCCGTGCTTCCAGCTGCCGATGAGTGCGATTGAGGTCTGTGACGAGCGCATTGATGCCAACGGTGTCCCAGCCGCGGGTATCCCAGCCGACAATCAGGTATTCGGCACCCAATTCGCGGTAAAAGCCTGCGGTTTGTTCGATGGTGTCTGCAGTGACATCGTTAAAACCAATATGTGCGCCGCTCACCTTCAGGCCCAGCTGATCGAGCAGGCTGCGCAATTCGGGCCCGCGACCGGCATAGGGGCCGAACTCTCCCGCGAACTCCACCGCAGCAAAGCCCATATCAGCCAGTGCTGAAAGGGTACCTTCGAAGTCGCGGTTGAGATCTTCACGCACGGACCAAAGCTGTATACCTATGACGGGCAGATCAGGCGAGCGCAATGTCTCCTTGCTGGGAGGGTTCGCCGCCAGAGTGCCGGTATAGAAAAAAGTCAAAAGACAGAGTGTAATCATTCGCATGGGCTCTTCCTGCAGATAGTTCCGCTGCGGCGGTATGTGCCGGGTACGCTCCTTGGCCCTGCATCACTCTGCAGTTATCAGAAGTTGATGCGGATAACGGCCGCGATGCGACGGTCGTTGATAAACCAGGAGCGATTGAACCTGGTGCCGTCGTCGTTAACCTGCATTTGCGTTTCGGTGACCTGATCCAGAATATTGGTGGCTTCAAGGCCCAGCTTCACATGGTCGTTAACGTTGTAGAAGACAGAGCCGTCCAGCTGGCCACTGTCACCGTTATAGATGGGCAACTTGGTGATCACGTCGCGGGTGGTCAGCAGATACTCGGAGCGCCAGTTCCAGGCCAGCCGTGCACTGACATCAGCGTATTCGTACAGCCCTACCAGGTTGTAGGTGTGTTCGGACATGCCCTGCAATGGCAGGTTTTCAAAAGCGACTGCGACTTCGTTGCCATCATTGGTGCTGATGTTTGGGTTGGGTACACTCTTGGCGTCTACATAGGTGTAGTTGGTCTGAAGACCGAGGCCGCTCCAGGCACCGGGCAGTTGCTCAAAGAACTGCTGATAAGCCAGCTCGAATCCGCGTACAGTGCCGTCGCCGAGATTGACCGGCCCATCCACTTCCACGGTCTTGGTAACGCCGTTGTTGGTCACTGCTCTGGGGAAAGCGCCACTGACAAAGAAATCAGAAATATCCTTGTAGAACAGTGAGGCGGAGAGCGCGCCCACGTCGTTGAAATACCATTCCAGAGACACGTCGTAGTTGTGTGCCGTCATGGGCTTGAGGAAAGGATTGCCGGTACCGGCGCGGTAATCGGAGACCCGCGCGGCGTCGTCAATGCCATCTCCGTCGGTATCCACCTCGGTGACAATGGCGTAAACCCCCATGCTATCGCGCAACATACCCATATCCGGAAAGGCGATCGCCCGGGAGGCCCCAAACCGCATCAGCCATTCATCATTGATCGTGTATTTCACATTCAGGCTGGGCAGCCACTGGGAATGGCTGGCCGCACTGCTGGTCAGGTAGCTGTCGCCGTTGAAGAAGGCGAGGTCATCTGCGGGTAGGGGCAGGCTGGCGTTGATGCTGGAGTAGGAGACGCCACCGGATGTGGTGTAATCCAGGGTGACATAGCGCAGGCCAACATTCCCTGTAAGGGCATCGTCCAGGCTCGTAACCGTTGCCATCACATACGCGGACTGGCGCTCTTCCCTGACCGGGTTGTATTCCGGCTGAGTGAAGATCCCATCCACCAGATCGTTGCGATCTTTCAGACTGTTAAAACCGAAAATACGCCCCAATTCTGAGCGGAATGTGTGGTGATCTGCCAGGAGGTGAGCGCCCGGTGTCAGGATAGTGCCACCTGCAATGCCGGGTGTGTTGCCGCGGAAAAAGTCATTAAAGTGGAAAACATCGTGGGCCGGGGCGGGGTAGGTTCCGGTTCCCGGCTGACCGTCCCAGGGGGTGGAATCGTGAACACCGTTAAAAAACTTCTGGCCGCCGGCCCAGGTTTCCGACAACACCCCCCAATTATAAGTGGACCAGCGGGTAGTCTGTTTCCGCTCCGAGGCACGCAGCCCCCCTTTGAGGGATTGAAACCAACCCCGGTCGATATCGTATTCCATATCCAGTTGCAGCGCTTTTGCTTCTCCTTCACTGTCTTCGATATGATCCATTGCGGCGCGGTAGAAATAATTGGCGGGATCGGTGAAATACGCTG comes from the Microbulbifer sp. MI-G genome and includes:
- a CDS encoding MGH1-like glycoside hydrolase domain-containing protein, with the translated sequence MRMITLCLLTFFYTGTLAANPPSKETLRSPDLPVIGIQLWSVREDLNRDFEGTLSALADMGFAAVEFAGEFGPYAGRGPELRSLLDQLGLKVSGAHIGFNDVTADTIEQTAGFYRELGAEYLIVGWDTRGWDTVGINALVTDLNRTHRQLEARGLRFGYHNHAGELSPFRDATFWDHIATNTSDTLVLQQDVGWTTAAGDDPVARVMQYPGRTLTTHYKAHCPDDIPNARSIIGEDVIDWLSLIHANVSKGGTRWIILEQETYPDGMRPLAAVRASKVGLDHYLAIYRTRLENGGHFFPTEPYRPKPLPVFSQVRDQLPRPVFARRPDYIEFYYRAWEIGFGHFTQPVTGSPLVKNFIDEAFNENIFLWDMSFSTMWGNYAHHLFPAIEGLDNFYALQMPNGEIVREIGESNGRLGVKGWSEPGTPGNLNHPMLAWAELRAYRITADRTRLARIYPALRAYRESYQQIYHPATGLYLTDKAAMDDSPRNDTLLAGVDVSAQMAIFDRWLAEMADILEKPSEALFYLRRAARYSEFLNKKLWDAQSGFYYDWGKNGKRMTMRTIAAFWPMLGGISSATQVERLIRHLNDEKSFKTAHRVPTHPKDEAGYSGDYWAGAVWAPTNTMVISGLEKYGHRDLAHEIALNHLNATTEVYKQTGTAWENYFPEKPLRGRKAKPDFIGWSGLAPITYLIEYAIGIRIDAPNNTIHWWPRELGRHGIENLRYRTASGRWNKISLVAAARKHSDAALRFSATCEQSFNLVLHGKSGTEKHTIHCTHL
- a CDS encoding TonB-dependent receptor, giving the protein MRDSGSNYSSNKSDTSFNHTLLAVCIAAATLGANAQETQTAGPLEEVTVEGVRGSLKNARDIKRDAATVADAISASDINALPDKSVLEALQRVPGISIERFAAVEDPDHFSIEGSGAALRGMAQSRSEFNGRDSFSANNGSGLNFQDVPPELMGSVIVYKNQTADMIEGGIAGTINLQTRKPFDSDGQQIAFSGALNYTDMRGESSPDFSALYSNRWQTDVGGLGFLISAADSELRVSNNSVGQGAPQLLDIPDVGERWVPINAGARMVNQDRHRTGGSLVLQWANPADTTLATLEYVRSDASTTWYENAFQSDDTVGNPSADSVYTDDRFVSGTLQGADRYNSFARRSVTGTLVEDLSLNLALHPTDRLQMAFDAQFVQAQTQVLDLSIFGNTRADVEVDFSGDLPEVNFIAPAGVPQSSAAYFTDPANYFYRAAMDHIEDSEGEAKALQLDMEYDIDRGWFQSLKGGLRASERKQTTRWSTYNWGVLSETWAGGQKFFNGVHDSTPWDGQPGTGTYPAPAHDVFHFNDFFRGNTPGIAGGTILTPGAHLLADHHTFRSELGRIFGFNSLKDRNDLVDGIFTQPEYNPVREERQSAYVMATVTSLDDALTGNVGLRYVTLDYTTSGGVSYSSINASLPLPADDLAFFNGDSYLTSSAASHSQWLPSLNVKYTINDEWLMRFGASRAIAFPDMGMLRDSMGVYAIVTEVDTDGDGIDDAARVSDYRAGTGNPFLKPMTAHNYDVSLEWYFNDVGALSASLFYKDISDFFVSGAFPRAVTNNGVTKTVEVDGPVNLGDGTVRGFELAYQQFFEQLPGAWSGLGLQTNYTYVDAKSVPNPNISTNDGNEVAVAFENLPLQGMSEHTYNLVGLYEYADVSARLAWNWRSEYLLTTRDVITKLPIYNGDSGQLDGSVFYNVNDHVKLGLEATNILDQVTETQMQVNDDGTRFNRSWFINDRRIAAVIRINF
- a CDS encoding NAD(P)-dependent alcohol dehydrogenase, which gives rise to MRKKNGPFTLEPLELDPPSEGEVLVRIAACGICRADLSVRDQHYPTPLPVVLGHEGAGVVEGVGKGVKTVSVGDHVLMTFAFCGQCPSCALGVIATCWHHMEMNFSGKRYSGHDWSIPAPLFQYDANGGVREQINGAFFNQSAFATHAIATEANVVVIDKSADLQTLAPLGCGFQTGAGAIMNVLRPEVGASLLVTGAGSAGLAAVMAAKIIGCDPIIILDTVDSKLRLALDLGATHVINGSKTKDAVSAVKTICPHGVAYAIEGTGNPAVFRNTVDVLQPTGVCGLIGGAPQGTEVAFDMTHLLFGRTVKGILQGGSRPKSFLPKLTKLHQQGRFPIEKLIAHYEFSNIEAAVDALSTGHVIKPVLTMQ
- a CDS encoding amidohydrolase family protein encodes the protein MKDKIALEEHISTIENNRYWDSESEGIRNGKEYMEYIERHLLDPFLRLDLMDQYGIELMILSLTSPGVQSFLNANEATEFAKRTNDLMAKQLLAGQSRFMGFATVALQDPTAAADELERAVTQLNMKGALINGYTNVEDDNTGQYLDEPPIWEFWERASKLNVPIYLHPREPLPTQIRNYENYGSLIGSAWGFAHETATHAIRLMLSGLFDKYPQLTVILGHLGEGLPFLLPRLQHRLHKQRNGAGLGQATKTVSEYFSQNFYITTSGHFHTKALVDSIAEIGIDRVMFSVDTPYEDVEEAATWFDDADISDNDRQKIGRENAVRLFSL